The Patescibacteria group bacterium genome segment CCATCTTGTGATGGATCTGGAGTAAATAGCGAAAATAGTTTTTCTTGTAAAAACTGCGGTGGTCTTGGAACGGGCGCTTTTAACTTCGGTCGTTTTTTGTTTTGGGGTCCAAAGCTTGGAGTCGCCGTTATTGAGCTTGATCATTTTCGCAAGAAGGCTCATATGCTTATAAACATAGTTGCATTTTTTATTGGATTTCTTGGTCTTGTTTCACTTGTTTTTTGGGTATATTTAGCTCAAGCCGATGCACAAAGCCTCGGAGCTTTTTTATTCTGGAGGACTAGAAATATTTATATTTTAATTTTTTGGATAAGTTTAATTGCAGATATGTTTGTGTATTACAGACTGACAGAAGAGCAACGCAAAAAACATAAGATTAAAACTGTTAAATATGAAGAAAGAAACAAAGAACATCAACTTCCAAATAACTGGGAAGAATTAAAGTCATTAAAACAAAACAAAAAAATAAATATTGCAGGAGGTTATAGTGAAAAAACATTTTCACTTATAGAAGACGCCTATATTTTAGCCGATAAGTTAAAGCATCAAACTCTAGATCCTCTGCATCTTTTTTATATTATCCTAAGCGATTCTCAAGTTGGAGCTCTTTTTACTAGGCTGAATATTAATCCGACTGAACTAATTTCAAAAATTAAAATTCATATAGAGAAAAAAGAAAAGAGCAATAGTAATCTTACTTTTTCACTCGAAATAAAAGAATCCTTAATCGATGCCTATGTTGACGCCTACATGCTTTATGCTAAAAAGGTTGACCCTGTTCATTTGATAATACCTTTAATAAAAAGAGAAAGAATGCTTGAGGAAATATTGTATGATTTTGAAATTGATTCAGTAAAGATTTTCAATGTTATAAAGTGGTTTATGATTGACAAGCTGATGATTGAAAACTATGAAAATTATAGAAAAGCGGCCCGTTTTAAGCCTTCGGCAAATATGGATAGAGCATACACTTCTGTAGCAACTCCATTTTTAAATCAAATTGGATACGACCTGACAATCGCTGCAAAATGGGGGAAACTTCAAATGTGTGTTGGAAGAGACAAGGAAATAGAATCTTCTTTTCAAGCTTTTGAGGGTGGAAAGAATGGAGTTTTGTTTATAGGTCCTACAGGGACTGGGAAAAGAGCAGTTGTTCACGGCATAGCCCAGCTTATGGTATCTGAAGATGTTCCTTACGTTTTCAAAGACAAAAGATTGGTAGAAATAGATGTGGCTGGTCTTATTGGTGGTGCTAGTCCAGCGCAGGCAGAAGAAAGATTAATAGGAGCTATAAACGAAGTAGCACGAGCTGGAAATATTGTTGTCTATATTGAAAATATTGAAAATATTATGGGTATTTCTTCTGGTGGAGAAGAGAGTCTTGACTTAGCGGAAGTACTCGCTAATGCTCTTGATAGGGCAAATATTTATTGTTTTGCAACTGTTACTAAACAAAATTATATTAAATATGTTGAAAATACTCCACTCGATCACGCTGTAGCCAATATTGAAATAGAGGAACCAAAAGGGAGTCAGGCTATTCAAATTATTGAAAGCAAAATTACTGCGCTAGAAGGAAGATATGGCGTTTATTTTTCATACAATGCTATTGAAAATGTTATAGCTCTTAGTGATAAGCTAATTCACGATAGATATTTGCCAGAAAAGGCTATCGATATACTAAATTCTATCGCTGTAAGAGTTGTTAAAGAAAAAGGAACTGGAGCTGTTGTGACAAAAGACGACATTGCGGCAGTTATTAGTGAGATTACAAAAATACCAGTTACAAAACTCACCAAAGACGAGGGTAAGGATCTTTTGAATCTTGAAGATAAAATTCACGAAAGAATGGTAGATCAAGAAGAAGCTGTATCAATGGTCTCAAATAGTTTGCGAAGAGCACGGGCTAATTTGCGCGAAGGAACAAGACCCATTGCTAACTTTTTATTCGCTGGCCCAACTGGTGTTGGTAAAACTGAACTTGCCAAAGCTGTTTCGCAAATATATTTTGGTTCAGAAACTTATATGACTAGACTTGATATGTCGGAATATCAACATCCAAATAGTATTGTAAAAATGATTGGAAGCGCTGATGGTGTTCAAGGATATTTAACGGAGAAGGTAAGACGCTCACCTTATTCCTTGGTTCTTCTGGATGAGCTAGAAAAAGCTCATCCAGATATTCTTAATTTATTTTTGCAAGTTATGGATGACGGACGTTTGACGGATGGACAGGGAAGGACAATTGATTTTACAAATTCTATTATTATAGCAACTTCAAATGCCGGCTCTCTGTATATTCAAAAAGAAGTATTAGCTCAAACTCCCATTGAAACAATAAAAGAGAGATTGATAAATGAACATTTGAATCAGGTAATGCGACCAGAGTTGATAAATAGATTCGATGGAGTTGTTGTTTTTAAACCACTTAGCTTGGTTGATGTTGAAAATATTACAATATTAATGTTGAAAAAGACTGAAAAACTCCTTGAAGAAAAAGGAATTGGTTTGAAAGTAGACCAAAAGGCAGTTTCTATTTTGGCCGCAGCTGGTTTTGACCCAAAATTTGGCGCGAGGCCTCTGCGTCGTTTATTACAAGATAGAATAGATAATCAAATAGCAAATAAAATACTTTCAGAGCAACTAGCTCGTCGAGATACAGTTCATATTGATGAAAATGCTGAGGTAAAAGTTATTAAAGGTAAATTAATATAAATATAATGCCGAAACCACAAAGTGAAAATATAAAAGTTAAAAAAGTCTCTAAAAAAGAACAGGAAGTTGATGCGCCTAATGGCGATGAGTTGAAGAATGAAACCGAGTCTGGGTTTGCTGAGTTTACTAAAAAACCATTGCCCTCCGAAAAAGAAGTTAAACAGCTTGATGAATATATTGAGAGCGAGGTAAAAGAAGGGGATGTTAATGATAGTCTTTCTGAGATTTACCAAGATGATAAAGGTCAGATGGTTGATGTTGATAAACTTGATATCCGAAAGAGGGGATTTTTTTCTTGGCTTTTGACAACGAGTCTTCTTCTTTTTATTGCTTCAGGTTTTGTTTTTCTCGTTTATAATTATTTATATCTACCGTCTCTAACTGACTCCACTGCAGTTCAATTAACAATTACAGGTGATGAAGAAGTTTTTGTTGGTGAGGAGTTTTCATACACCATTAGCTATAAGAATCAAAGTAATGTTGCACTTGAGAACGTTGATGTTGAAATAAAATATCCTGAAAATTTTGTTGTTCTCGATGCTACTCCAGGTTCTGAAAATTTTCGTCGTTGGCATTTTGACGAATTAAATGTAAATTTCAATGGAAAGATTACAGTAAAGGGAAAGATTATAGCCCCTATTGCTTATTCGGGAATAATGCTTGCAAATATCACATACACTCCCGCTAACTTTTCTTCCGAATTTAAAAAAGAATCATCTTTTGTTTCCACTGTTTTTGATACAGGAATCAATTTTAATATAGACTACATTTCATCGGTCATGATGAATGATGAGAATGATATTGTTGTTCGTTTTAAAGAGCAGGATGAATCATATATCAAGAACTTTAGAATAACTGTTGAACCCCTTGAAAACGTTGATTTTGTGAATTATGAACCTGGAGAGGAGTCTCTATATAATCTCGTAAGGCCTGGTGTTTTTGATGTTAAAGAAATAAAAGATGGTGAAGGCGAGGTTTTATTAAAAGTTAAATTCAATGACAAATTAAATGATCAAGAAGAATTAGTCTTTAATTTTTCTCAAGCAGATTCAGAAGATAACTATAGAAACTTTCACACTGAGACCATTCAGCTTGATGTGATTAAGAGTGATTTGAGCCTAACTCTTATTATCAATGCAAAGAAGAATGATCAAGGAGCTTCATTCTCGGATAAACTAAATTACTCTATTGTATATTCCAATAAAGGGGAAACTGAAATGAACGATGTTATTGTGATGGCTGTTCTTGATAGTGAATTTCTAGATTGGGATAGTCTTAGTGACTTAAATGATGGTGATATAAGTGGAAACACTATTACTTGGAGCAAAGAAGAAATTCCCGGTCTTGAAAATCTCGGAACAAGAGATGAAGGATTTATTGATTTTTCTATTAATCTAGTAGATAAACCAACTTCCATTTTTCCTGAAAAAAAATATAGCATCGAATCTTATGCTCAATACCGAACAGCTAGTTCAACTGCAGATGCGTTTTTGAGTGAGAGTAATAAGAGTAATATTATTGTTAATAAAATTAGTAGCGATCTAGCCTTGAGTGAGAGAGTAATGTACTTTAATGATGATAATATATCAGTTGGTAGTGGCCCTATTCCACCCAAAGTCGGGCAAGTTACTGAATACAAGGTTTATTGGGAGTTATCTAATAATTTGCATGAGCTTGATAATGTTTCTGTTTCTCTTGACTTGCCTAGTTATGTAACTTATAGTCAAAAAGAAAAAACGTCAGCAGGTAATATTGTTTTTGCCTCTGAAAGTAATTCTCTAATTTGGGAAATAGGTAAAATGCCTATTACATCTCAAAATGCAACTGCTGAATTTACTATCAGTGTAAAACCAGATGAAGACTATCTAAATAAAATAATGATATTGAGTCCTGGAGCAATAGTTAGAGCACATGACAGTGAAGCAGATATTAATCTGAATTCAAAAGGAGTAGCAAAAACAACCAGACTTGAAGATGATACGATTGCTGTTAGCGATGGGATAATTACTAACTAGGAAAACTAAACCTCCTGGAATAAAAATCAATTTTAAATATTGCTAATTTTTTCTTTTAAAACAAAACGTCTAGACCTTGGAGGTCCTTAAAGACCTCCAAGGTCTACTCAGATATGAACCATTTCAAAGTAAATAAAATATCCAAAAAATCAAAGGCTCGACTAGCGAGCCTGAAGACAAATCACGGAGTTTTAAAAACCCCGTTTTTTATGCCAGTCGCAACCCAAGGGACAATAAAACATGTGCATACAGATGAAATGCGGAAATTGAAGTCGCAAATTCTACTTTCAAACACTTATCACCTCATGCTTAGGCCTGGTGAAAAGTTGATTAAAAAAGCCGGTGGTTTGCATGGTTTTATGAATTGGGATAAACCAATTTTGACTGATAGTGGAGGTTTTCAGGTTTTTTCTTTGGCTGATACAAAAAATAAAACAGGGGACTCGCTTGTTAAAATTCATAAAGATGGAGTTCAATTTAAATCATATATTGATGGGCGTAAATTTGACCTAACACCTGAAAAAGCATTTCAAATCCAAAAAGATTTGGGTGTTGATATTGCAGTTTGTTTAGATGAATGCATTTCACTTCCAGCAAAGAAAGAATATATTGAAAAGTCGGTTGATATGACTACCGAATGGGCCAAGAAGGCCAGCGTTGAATACAAAAAAACAAAGGGTAAAAAGCCATTACTTCATGCGGTTATTCAGGGCGGACTTGAAAAAGACCTGCGTTTAAAAAGTCTGCGTGATTTGGTTGAAATAGGATTTGATGGTTACAATATTGGTGGTTTATCTGTTGGCGAAGACCCAGAAGATATGTATGAAGTGCTGGACTACTTAACGCCAGAAATGCCCGCTGACAAGCCAAGATATCTAATGGGTGTTGGATATCCAGAGAATATACTGCATGCCGTAAAACAAGGAATAGACATGTTTGATTGCGTTATACCGAGTAGAGAAGGGAGACATGGAAGATTATTTTACTGGAATGCTAAAAATAGACCCGCCACAGCCCCTTCGGGGTGGGCGGGTGAATTGCTCGCACGCAATTCAAGAGAATTTTACAAAACAGAAAATATAAAAAACTCAAAGTTCGAAAAAGATTTCTCACCTATATCTAAGAATTCAAAATTATCAGAACTAAGAAATCTCACAAAAGCTTATTTGCATTATTTGATAAAAATAAAAGAGCCACTAGGTGCCAGATTGGCTACTTTGAATAATTTGGAATTTTATTTGGATTTTATGAGGGAGATTAGAGATGCTATTAAAAATAATAAAATATAATAAAAAAATATGTACGACATAAATCAGCCTCAAAATAAAAAAAAGATAATAAATAAAAATACTATTTTGTTTATTATTTCTCTACTATTGAACCCTACTCTTCACCATGCCCTTCTTCTGTAGCGACAACAACCGACTCATTACCTGATCCACGACAAATTGCAAGAAATGTCATATCTTCATTAGGGGTTTTCTTGAATACTATAATTGTTTTATTTTCTTTGCTTGTTTACAAAAAGAAAACATCAATAATGCCATTTATTATTATTTGGATTCTTATCTTTATTGCATTTTTCTCCTTAATGGCACAAATTGAAATGGCTCCAAGATCAATTGTCTGCTAAATTGACTTTTAATCACTAATATTGTAGTATTTCAACATAATAGAACATTAAAATTAAAAAATATTAGGGTAAGTGGGCGATTACTTTTGGGATTTATTTTCCATAAGAGGAAAGTCCGGACTCCCTTTGGCTTGACCAATGTCGTGGCAGTGGATAACGTCCACCAAGAGCAATCTTAGGGAAAGTGCCGCAGAGACTATACTAATCGTGAAGCGATTATCCTGAGTGAACGAAGTGAATCGAAGGATTACAAGACCCTTCGATTCATCGTTACACTCTTTGCTCAGGGTGATCGCTTCGCGATCAAAGGTGAAAAGTGATTTGGTGTTATTCGTTCTCGAGACGAACAGACCTGAGTACGCAAGTAATATTTAGAAAGAATTTTTATGTTTTAGCAAAATTTTCTTCACAAATTTTTTCGGCAATGTTGTGATATTGGCTAAAAAATTTTTGGAAAAATTTGGCAAAACAGGAGAATTATAACAAATGTTAATTGTGTACTCGGGTCTGATAGCTACAAATTTCGTACCCTGGTGACAGGGATACGTGGTAAACCCTGCCTGGAGCAAGAACAAACCTATTCTCAATCTGAGAATAGAAGAAAAGTGGTTCGCATGAGCCAATTGGCAACAATTGGCCAAGATAGATTGTCGCAGGATCTTCGGATCTGATACAGAATCCGGCTTATAGCTTGCCCTAATATTTTTTGATTTTAAACATACACCCCCTAATTCTTTACTCTATAAAATATGAAGCGAAATGATTTGTTTTTTTCATTTTTGTTAGTACCCCTAGATTATATAATGATTGTTCTAGCTGGAGTTTCAGCTTATTACATTCGTTATGCTGAATTCGTAACCAATTTGAGACCAATCCTTTTTGATTTGTCTTTCAATGAATATTTTAGAGCACTAGTCATAGTTGCTTTTATTTTTGTTGTCGTGTTTGCTTTTGCGGGATTATATGTAATAAAAAGCCCTAGAAAATACGTCAAAGAATCCTTCAAGGTAATTGAGGCTTGTTCAACGGGTCTGATGATTGTAGTTATATTAATATTTTTCAGACGAGAATTATTTGATTCTAGGTTTATTGTTTTGGCTGCTTGGATATTGTCAATATTCTATGTTATTATTGCACGTGGATTAATTCGATTTTTGCAAAGATATTTGTATAAATATGATATTGGTGTAAAAAAAGTTGTAATGGTTGGCGCCAGTAAAACAACCGACAACTTAATACACGAATTTTCAAGTAAGAAAAATTCGGGATTTAAAGTCATTAAAAGACTTCGTGATTTTAGTTTTGAGACTGAACAAGAGTTACAGAATTTCATAGAAAATAACGAAGCCGATGAAATAATTCAAGCTGATCCAAATCTAACAAAATCTGAGCTTTTGAGACTCTATGATTTTGCAGATGAAAATCATATTACATTTAAGTATGCAGCCGACCTCCTGGGAACCAAGGTCCTAAAAACAGAGGTTACAGAATTTGCTGGTATACCTATTGTTGAAGCAATTAGAACTCCCTTGGATGGTTGGGGAAGAATCACAAAACGTACTTTTGATATTTTATTTTCGCTCATATTCATTATTCTTTTTTCACCACTTCTTATATTGTTTTATCTAGTCGTTAAGATTGATTCTAAAGGTCCTGCTATCTATAAGAATGTACGTGTAGGAAAGACTGGTTCATCATTTAAGCTATACAAATTTCGATCTATGATATCAAGTCTCTGTATTACCGATGAAGGTGATACTAAAAATGTTGAATATGAACAAGACTTAATGAATACTCAAAACACCAAAGAAGGTCCAGTTTACAAAATTAAAGATGATCCAAGGATAACTAGAGTTGGAAAATTTATAAGAAGATGGAGCATTGATGAGCTCCCACAATTCTTTAACGTTTTCTTCGGAACAATGAGTTTGGTTGGTCCAAGGCCCCATCAACCTAGGGAAGTTGCAAAATACAAAGGGCATCACAAAAAAGTACTAACAATAAAACCAGGAATAACTGGGATGGGTCAGATATCAGGAAGGAGCGACCTTAGCTTTGAAGAAGAAGTGAAACTCGATACTTATTATATAGAAAATTGGTCAATGTTGATGGATATGGCGATTATACTAAGAACACCATTGGCAATTTTAAGAAGTCGAAAGGCAGAATAACTTTTTATTCAAAATTCAAAATTATTAATTCAAAATTCGTATGAAGGTAGCATTAATACATGATCATCTAGCACAAGACGGGGGAGCGGAAAAAGTTCTTAAGGTTTTTTCTGATATGTACCCTAATGCAACTATTTTTACATTGCTTTATGAAAAAAAGCATGTCAATAAATATTTTAAGAACAGAAGAGTCGAAACTTCAATAATTCAACGACTCCCAGGTGGTATAAAACATTATCAATGGTATATGCCTTTTATGCCAATGGCTGTTGAATTTTTTGATTTGGACGAATACGATTTAGTTATTTCTGACGCTAGCGCTTTTGTAAAAGGAGTAATAACCCCTTCAGAAACTCCTCATATCTGCTATTGTCACACCCCAACTAGATATCTTTGGGATTATACACATAAATATATTAAAGAGCTTGGTTATAATAAATATTTTAAAAAAATTATTTCTCTTGTTCTTAATAAAGTTAGAGTCTGGGATAAGGCTGCAGCAGATAGGGTTGATTATTTTATCGCTAATTCAAATACTGTCAAAAGAAGGATTTCAAAATATTATAGAAGATCATCGAAGGTAATATATCCACCAGTTGAAACAGGATTATTTAATATTGCAGAAAATGTCGGGGATTTTTTCTTAATTGGTGCTCGTCTTTCTCCGTACAAGCGTTTCGATATTGTTATTGAAGCTTTCAAAAAAACAAATTTAAAATTAAAAATATTTGGTAGTGGTGTTGATGAAAAAAGATTGAGAGAGATAGCAGGCGATGCTTCAAATATAGAATTTTTAGGCAGAATTTCAGATGAAGAAAAAGCTAAACTCTATAGCGAGTGCCGAGCTTTTATTAATCCCCAGGATGAGGATTTTGGAATAACTGCGGTTGAGGCTATGGCCACAGGAAGACCAGTAATCGCTTACAGAAAAGGCGGTGCCACTGAAACTGTGATAGAAGGTGAAACTGGTGAATTTTTTGATTTGCAAAATGTTAATAGCATATTTAATATTATAAGTAGTTTTGATTACAAGGCATATGATTCAAAAGCAATACGAGAACATGCTTTAAAATTTTCAGTAGAGAGATTTAAAAAAGAAATTAAAGATTTTGTGGAGGAAAAAATCAATGATTTTAAAAAGTAGTTTTTATGAAAGTAGGATTAGACTTAAGAACTTTAATGAATGGAAGCAAAAGCGGAATTCCTGGATTTACTTATAGTTTAGTTTCTAATATTCTAAGGAAAGATACCCAAAATGATTATTTTGGGTTTTTTAATTCCTATAAAAATTTAAGACCGCCTAGTTTAGGTGAAAATATCGAGATAAAAGAATTGGGGTACCCAAATAAAATCCTAAATCCATCTCTACGTTTCCTGAATTATCCGCATCTCGATAAAATTATCCCTAGCGATATTTTTTATATGCCTCATTTTAACTTCAATGCTTTTTCAGAAAATGCCTATAAAATAATTACAGTTCATGATTTGTCTTTCCTGCGATACCCTGAATTTTTTTCTTACAAAAATAATTTATGGCATAAATTTATACAAGCGAAAAAGACTTTGAAAAGTTTTGATAAAATAGTCGCTATTAGTAAGAATACTAAGAATGACATTGTCGAACTACTTAATATCCCAGAAGATAAAATTGAAGTTATTTATTCCGGAATCGATAGTCAATACAACGCTCTTAATACCGATGAGTTGGCAAGGTCTGTTTTAAAACAAAAATACAATCTTCCTGATAATTTTATTTTATCACTTGGAACCATTGAGCCACGTAAAAACATTGATTCATTAATTAGGGCTTTTGATATTTTCTCCGAAAAGAGTAAAGGAGATTTCTTTTTAGTTATTGCGGGAGGCATGGGTTGGAAATACAAAAATGTTTTGAAAGAATATGAGAAAGCTAAACATAAAGATAAAATAATTTTTCTAGGATTTGTCGACGAAGAAGACAAAAATGAACTTTATAATTTAGCAAGTCTTTTTGTTTTCCCTTCTTACTATGAAGGATTTGGTTTTCCGCCACTTGAAGCTATGCGAGCAGGTACTCCTGTTATAAGTTCAGCCAATTCTAGTATGATTGAGATTCTAGACGATTCTGCATATTTTATTGACCCATACGATATTAATGATTTGTCAAATGCTATATTAAATGTTCTAAATAATGAGTATCTTCAAAGGACTTTAATAGACAAAGGTGTGGAAAATTCACAAAAATTTTCATGGGGAAAGTCCTCTGATGGATATATAAGCCTTTTTAAGGGGTATAAACAGAAAAATATAATATAGACTTAATTTTTGCAATCTGCTAAAATTAGAGCATATAAATAATTAAACTAATATAATTTATGGAAGACGCAAAAGAAATTAAAAAAAATACAGGAGACGCTCTTAAGAATTCCACAAAAGGACTGGATTTCATTATTACTGGTGTAATCTTTTTGGTTTTTGCTATTGTACCTGTTTTTTTCACAGGGCTTGCATTGCAAGGAATTGGTTTTGAAAAGATGATTCTTTTCTACTTTTTAGTGCTTATTGGTGTTGTAGCCTGGGTGACTAAGGGAGTAATCGTAGGGGAGTTAAAACTAAAAAGGACCCCGCTTGATCTGCCGATAGCTATATTTTTGCTTATAGCAACTATTTCGACTCTCCTTTCAGTCGATACTAGAGATAGCTTCATGGGGGCTTATGGTCAAACAGCTAAAGGTCTTTCAGCATTTTTCATTTTTGCTTTATTTTACTATTTACTAGTCAATAACATTACAAAGGCAAGAATAAAACTTTTCTTTTCTGCTTTGTTGTTTTCCAGTTCATTGGTTGCAATTTATTCATTATTGCAACTATTCGGCAATTTTGTACTCCCAATGGATTTTACCAAGAGAGCTAGTTTTAACCCAATGGGTACATTAACCGCTCTAACAATGTTCCTTGTGACAGTTTTACCTTTATTTGTGATTGCGGTTTCAAAGTTTGAAGATATTTTTAAATTGAACAAAAACTTAATTGTTGTATTTAAGGTTTTATTGGGGCTTGCCAGTATAGTCATAGTAACAGTCCTTTTTGTTTTAAATGGATTTACTTTTTGGCCAGCAGCCTTAGTTGGGCTTGTGATAATTTTAATGTTTTTTCTTTCAAAAATTATTAAAATATCAAACAATAATATAGTTTTCCCAGTTGCCATGTTTCTTTTGCTTATTATCTTTATGGTAATGGGTAATTTCAAATTTGATGGAATGAACCTGCCAGTTGAGGTTTCATTGTCCCGTGGAGCATCTTGGGACATCGCAAAATCAACCCTAAAAACAGATCCAATCTTTGGGTCAGGACCATCAACTTTTTATTATGATTTTGCAAAAAACAGAACTCAAGCTTTCAACAATACTCAGCTTTGGAATGTAAGGTTTGAGCATGCAACAGGAATTTTCTTTGAAATGCTTGCCACTGTCGGTGTTCTTGGAGTGTTGGCATTTGTTGTTATACTGCTGACTGCCTTGTCTATTATATTTATTTCAATGACCAGGACCAAGAAAGACGATGTTAGTCCAATGTTGCTAGCTTTGTTTGCTTCATATATCTCAGCCCTTATTTTTGGGACCCTTTTATCACTAAATAGTGCTGTTATATTAAGTTTTGCTATTATTGGAGCTTTTGTGGTTTCTGTTGCTGTCTATACATATCCAGAGGAATTCAAAAGTCTAAACTTATCTTTCAGATCTTCTCCTAAATACGCGCTTGGTTTAGCTGCCGTATTTTTGACTGTTTCGGCTGGAGTTGTTGTTTTGTTCACAATGGGCTTAAAAATGTATATGGCAGATATATATGCTTCAAAAGCAAATTATGAGGCTGACCAAAACCAAAAAATTGCCTACCTGCAAAAAGCAATCTCACTTAACTCTTATGGTGATGAATATTATTTAAGTCTTGCCAACGCCTACATGGGCTTAGCCAACAGAGGAGTAATGGCAGGGGCTGATCAAGAGGCAATTAGAGATGATCTTTCCAAAGCCATTGAAGCTAGCAAGAAAGCAACAGAATTATCTCCAAATAAGGCAAAAAATAATGAATCAGTTGCATTAATT includes the following:
- a CDS encoding ATP-dependent Clp protease ATP-binding subunit gives rise to the protein MERKGEKNQFISCPSCDGSGVNSENSFSCKNCGGLGTGAFNFGRFLFWGPKLGVAVIELDHFRKKAHMLINIVAFFIGFLGLVSLVFWVYLAQADAQSLGAFLFWRTRNIYILIFWISLIADMFVYYRLTEEQRKKHKIKTVKYEERNKEHQLPNNWEELKSLKQNKKINIAGGYSEKTFSLIEDAYILADKLKHQTLDPLHLFYIILSDSQVGALFTRLNINPTELISKIKIHIEKKEKSNSNLTFSLEIKESLIDAYVDAYMLYAKKVDPVHLIIPLIKRERMLEEILYDFEIDSVKIFNVIKWFMIDKLMIENYENYRKAARFKPSANMDRAYTSVATPFLNQIGYDLTIAAKWGKLQMCVGRDKEIESSFQAFEGGKNGVLFIGPTGTGKRAVVHGIAQLMVSEDVPYVFKDKRLVEIDVAGLIGGASPAQAEERLIGAINEVARAGNIVVYIENIENIMGISSGGEESLDLAEVLANALDRANIYCFATVTKQNYIKYVENTPLDHAVANIEIEEPKGSQAIQIIESKITALEGRYGVYFSYNAIENVIALSDKLIHDRYLPEKAIDILNSIAVRVVKEKGTGAVVTKDDIAAVISEITKIPVTKLTKDEGKDLLNLEDKIHERMVDQEEAVSMVSNSLRRARANLREGTRPIANFLFAGPTGVGKTELAKAVSQIYFGSETYMTRLDMSEYQHPNSIVKMIGSADGVQGYLTEKVRRSPYSLVLLDELEKAHPDILNLFLQVMDDGRLTDGQGRTIDFTNSIIIATSNAGSLYIQKEVLAQTPIETIKERLINEHLNQVMRPELINRFDGVVVFKPLSLVDVENITILMLKKTEKLLEEKGIGLKVDQKAVSILAAAGFDPKFGARPLRRLLQDRIDNQIANKILSEQLARRDTVHIDENAEVKVIKGKLI
- the tgt gene encoding tRNA guanosine(34) transglycosylase Tgt; its protein translation is MNHFKVNKISKKSKARLASLKTNHGVLKTPFFMPVATQGTIKHVHTDEMRKLKSQILLSNTYHLMLRPGEKLIKKAGGLHGFMNWDKPILTDSGGFQVFSLADTKNKTGDSLVKIHKDGVQFKSYIDGRKFDLTPEKAFQIQKDLGVDIAVCLDECISLPAKKEYIEKSVDMTTEWAKKASVEYKKTKGKKPLLHAVIQGGLEKDLRLKSLRDLVEIGFDGYNIGGLSVGEDPEDMYEVLDYLTPEMPADKPRYLMGVGYPENILHAVKQGIDMFDCVIPSREGRHGRLFYWNAKNRPATAPSGWAGELLARNSREFYKTENIKNSKFEKDFSPISKNSKLSELRNLTKAYLHYLIKIKEPLGARLATLNNLEFYLDFMREIRDAIKNNKI
- a CDS encoding sugar transferase, coding for MKRNDLFFSFLLVPLDYIMIVLAGVSAYYIRYAEFVTNLRPILFDLSFNEYFRALVIVAFIFVVVFAFAGLYVIKSPRKYVKESFKVIEACSTGLMIVVILIFFRRELFDSRFIVLAAWILSIFYVIIARGLIRFLQRYLYKYDIGVKKVVMVGASKTTDNLIHEFSSKKNSGFKVIKRLRDFSFETEQELQNFIENNEADEIIQADPNLTKSELLRLYDFADENHITFKYAADLLGTKVLKTEVTEFAGIPIVEAIRTPLDGWGRITKRTFDILFSLIFIILFSPLLILFYLVVKIDSKGPAIYKNVRVGKTGSSFKLYKFRSMISSLCITDEGDTKNVEYEQDLMNTQNTKEGPVYKIKDDPRITRVGKFIRRWSIDELPQFFNVFFGTMSLVGPRPHQPREVAKYKGHHKKVLTIKPGITGMGQISGRSDLSFEEEVKLDTYYIENWSMLMDMAIILRTPLAILRSRKAE
- a CDS encoding glycosyltransferase gives rise to the protein MKVALIHDHLAQDGGAEKVLKVFSDMYPNATIFTLLYEKKHVNKYFKNRRVETSIIQRLPGGIKHYQWYMPFMPMAVEFFDLDEYDLVISDASAFVKGVITPSETPHICYCHTPTRYLWDYTHKYIKELGYNKYFKKIISLVLNKVRVWDKAAADRVDYFIANSNTVKRRISKYYRRSSKVIYPPVETGLFNIAENVGDFFLIGARLSPYKRFDIVIEAFKKTNLKLKIFGSGVDEKRLREIAGDASNIEFLGRISDEEKAKLYSECRAFINPQDEDFGITAVEAMATGRPVIAYRKGGATETVIEGETGEFFDLQNVNSIFNIISSFDYKAYDSKAIREHALKFSVERFKKEIKDFVEEKINDFKK
- a CDS encoding glycosyltransferase family 1 protein; this encodes MKVGLDLRTLMNGSKSGIPGFTYSLVSNILRKDTQNDYFGFFNSYKNLRPPSLGENIEIKELGYPNKILNPSLRFLNYPHLDKIIPSDIFYMPHFNFNAFSENAYKIITVHDLSFLRYPEFFSYKNNLWHKFIQAKKTLKSFDKIVAISKNTKNDIVELLNIPEDKIEVIYSGIDSQYNALNTDELARSVLKQKYNLPDNFILSLGTIEPRKNIDSLIRAFDIFSEKSKGDFFLVIAGGMGWKYKNVLKEYEKAKHKDKIIFLGFVDEEDKNELYNLASLFVFPSYYEGFGFPPLEAMRAGTPVISSANSSMIEILDDSAYFIDPYDINDLSNAILNVLNNEYLQRTLIDKGVENSQKFSWGKSSDGYISLFKGYKQKNII